A single region of the Silene latifolia isolate original U9 population chromosome 8, ASM4854445v1, whole genome shotgun sequence genome encodes:
- the LOC141596134 gene encoding transcription elongation factor 1 homolog: protein MGKRKSSAKPVTKKRMDKLDTVFCCPFCNHGTSVECRIDMKNLIGEAVCGICQESFSTSVTALTEPIDIYSEWIDECERVNTVEDDAE from the exons ATGGGAAAGAGAAAGTCTAGCGCTAAGCCAGTTACAAAGAAGAGGATGGATAAGCTTGACACTGTTTTCTGTTGCCCTTTCTGTAATCATGGGACTAGTGTGGAGTGCCGCAT TGATATGAAGAACCTGATTGGTGAAGCAGTATGCGGGATATGCCAGGAGAGCTTCAGCACTTCCGTCACAGCTTTAACTGAACCCATTGACAT ATATAGTGAATGGATTGATGAATGTGAGCGAGTCAACACCGTGGAAGACGATGCTGAGTAA
- the LOC141596135 gene encoding COP9 signalosome complex subunit 4, with protein sequence MDSALASAAAIGDQRQKIEQYRQILATVLASNDASQATKFIDHMLSDDVPLVVSRQLLQSFAVEIGNLEGELQKEIAHYALQQIQPRVVSFEEQALTIREKLAELYESEEQWSKAAQMLSGIDLDSGMRGIDDAYKLSKCVQIARLYLEDDDAVNAEAFINKASFMVSNSKDEVLNLQYKLCYARILDMKRKFLEAALRYYDISQIEKRQIGDEEIDEAALEQALSAAVTCTILAGAGPRRSRVLATLYKDERVSKLKIYPILQKVYLERILRKPEIDAFAEELKPHQKAFLPDKFTVLDRAMIEHNLLSASKLYTNISFDELGTLLAIPPPKAEKIASRMILEDRMRGSIDQVEAVIHFEDDTEELQQWDQQIVGVCQALNDILDGMAKKGYQIPV encoded by the exons ATGGATAGTGCATTAGCGAGCGCAGCAGCAATTGGAGATCAACGTCAGAAAATTGAACAGTATCGTCAAATTCTCGCCACTGTTTTAGCTTCCAATGACGCTTCTCAAGCCACCAAATTCATTGATCACA TGTTATCGGATGATGTTCCGTTGGTGGTGTCACGACAATTGTTGCAATCGTTTGCGGTAGAAATAGGGAATTTGGAGGGTGAACTTCAGAAGGAGATTGCTCATTATGCCCTTCAGCAGATTCAACCCCGTGTCGTTTCGTTTGAGGAACAG GCCCTAACCATCAGGGAAAAGCTTGCGGAGTTGTATGAATCTGAGGAGCAATGGTCAAAAGCAGCCCAGATGCTAAGTGGAATTGATTTGGATTCTGGAATGAG GGGGATTGATGATGCCTACAAGCTGTCTAAATGTGTTCAGATTGCTCGTTTGTATCTTGAG GATGATGATGCTGTAAATGCAGAGGCCTTTATCAACAAAGCTTCCTTTATGGTCAGCAACAGCAAAGATGAAGTATTAAATTTGCAGTATAAGCTATGTTATGCACGGATCCTGGACATGAAAAGGAAATTTTTGGAAGCTGCACTACGCTATTATGACATATCTCAGATTGAGAAGCGACAAATTGGTGATGA GGAAATTGATGAAGCAGCATTAGAGCAAGCTCTATCAGCAGCTGTCACGTGCACTATATTGGCTGGGGCTGGCCCTAGACGGTCTCGGGTTCTTGCTACTTTATACAAG GATGAACGTGTCTCAAAGCTGAAGATTTATCCAATACTGCAGAAG GTATATTTGGAAAGGATCTTGAGAAAACCTGAGATTGATGCATTTGCTGAAGAACTGAAACCTCACCAG AAAGCATTTTTGCCTGACAAGTTTACTGTGTTAGATCGAGCTATGATTGAGCACAATCTTCTTAGTGCTAGTAAACTTTACACAAACATAAG CTTTGATGAATTGGGCACATTGCTTGCCATTCCACCTCCCAAG GCTGAGAAGATTGCATCAAGGATGATTTTGGAGGATCGAATGAGGGGTTCAATTGACCAG GTCGAAGCTGTCATTCATTTTGAGGATGATACGGAGGAATTGCAACAGTGGGACCAGCAG ATTGTCGGAGTTTGTCAGGCTTTGAACGATATCCTTGATGGTATGGCGAAGAAGGGTTATCAAATACCTGTATGA